The genomic DNA AGACAGGCTCCAGCACCTCGGGCCGTAGAACCTCTTTCGGGCTACCAAAGGCCCGTACCGCCCCTTCCTGCAAGAGGAGCACGCGGTCAGCAAAAAGGCTGGCTAGGTTCAGGTCGTGCAGAACAGCCACTACGGCCCTTCCCTGTGAAGTCAGGGTTCGGAAAAGGAGCAAGAGCTCCAGGGCGTACCGCGGGTCCAGGTGGTTGGTGGGCTCGTCCAGGAGGAGGAGCTGGGGCTCCTGGTTGAGAAGTCGGGCCGCTTCCACCCTCATGGCCTCCCCCCCGGAAAGGCTTGGCTGGAGACGATCGCTAAAGGGGAGGGCCTGGGTCTGCGCCAGGGCCTCGAGGGTCTTCCGGTGATCCTCCGGGGCTTCCCTTCCCCGAATGTGGGGGAGCCGACCCAGGAAGGCCACCTCGTAGGCGGTAAGGGGAAAGGCTATCTGGCGGTTCTGGGAAAGGACTGCCCGTCTACGGGCTAGAGCCTTAGGGGAGTAGGCGGTCAAGGGCTTGCCCCAGAGGCGTACCTCGCCCTCGCTAGGGGATAGCTCCCCCGCCAAGATGCGGAGCAGGGTGGTCTTGCCGCTGCCGTTGGGACCTAGAACCGCCAGAAACTCCCCTTCCCTCAGGGCGAGATCAACCCCCCTAACGATCCAGCGTCCCCCGGTCAGGTAACCCACGCCACAGGCCTCAAGCACGGTACACCTCCCGCTTGTACCGCAGGACCAGGTAAAGGAAAAAGGGACCTCCCAGGAGAGCGGTCACCACGCCCACGGGTACCTCGGCGGGGGCCGCCACGGTTCTCGCCAGGAGGTCCGCGAGGACCGCCAAGGAGGCTCCCAAAAGGGCCGATCCCGTAAGGAGGTAGCGGTGGTCCGGCCCCGCCAGGAGGCGGAAGAGGTGGGGAGCCACCAGGCCGATGAAGCCCACACCTCCAGCCGGGCCCCCCGCCACCCCCACCCCAAAAGCCGCGCCCGCCACGGCCCGTCGTTTCAACGCCTCTAGATCCGCGCCTAGGTGGAAGGCTTCCCGCTCCCCCAGGACCAGGGCGTTGAGGGGGCGGGTCAAGGGTAGGAGGAGGGCCCACGCCAGAAAGGCTAGCGGGAGGCCAGAGAGCAGGGTCGTCCAGGTCACCGCGGAGAATCCCCCTAGGGTCCAGAAGGTGAGGCTGCGGAGCTGCTCCTCCGTGGCCAAAAAGGTGAGAAGACCTATGGCCGCTCCCACCAGGGCGTTAAGGGCGATGCCCGAAAGGAGCAGGACCAGGACCTGCGTGCCCATAGGGGTCCGGGCGATCCACCACAGGACCTGGGTGGCCAACACCCCTCCCAAGAAGGCGAAGAGGGGAAGGGCATAGGCCTCCAAAGGCCCCGCTCCGGGCAGGAGGACGATGAAGATGGCCGCTCCCAGGGCAGCCCCTGAGCTCACCCCGATGAGACCGGGGTCCACCAGGGGGTTGCGGAAAAGCCCTTGCAGAACCGCCCCCGCTAGCGCTAGAAGGCTGCCTACCAGAGCCGCTCCCAGGACCCGAGGGAGGCGGAGGGCCGTGAGGACCTGGTACTCCAACCCCTCCCCCCGGAGGAGGATCTGGGGAATGGCCAAGGGGGGGATGGAGTAGGCGCCCAGGGCTAGGCCCAGGAGCAGGGCAAAGGGGAGGAGGAGGGCCAAGGAGAAAAGGGCCTTACGGTAACGCCGAAGGTGGTGGGGTATGGTGGTTGAGATCACGGGATCTCCTTGAGGACGGCCTCTGGCCCCTCGGGCACAGGCTTGCCCAAGAGGAGGAGCAAGAGGACGGCTTTCAGGTAGGCCCTGGCCCAAAGGTAGGACCTCACGGTACCACCTCCACAAAGCCTTCCTGGAGGTAAGCCGCCCGGAAGAGGTCCAGGGCGGCCTTGCCTGCCCTGGGGCCAAAGGAGCCTAGGTACAGGTCGTCCATGGCCACCACCTTTCCCTTTTGGCCTGCGGGAGTTTGGGCAATACCGGGGAGACGGAGGAGGCCGGGAAGGCCCCCAATGGAATCCAGACCCTTCTTAAAGGTCACAAGGACATCGGGCTGCGATGCCACTACGCTCTCTGCGGTCATGGGCTGGCACTCCCGGATTCCCCGGGCAGCGTTTTCCAGGCCCGCTAGGACCATCATGCCCACAGGCGTGGCCCCCTCTCCGCACACGAAGAGGGTTTGGGGCCCCCGCATGTAGAGGAAGAGGGCCCGTAGCCTTCCCTTGGGAGCTCTTTGCGCCTTGAAGGCCTCGAGGGCCAGGAGGTCCCGCTCCAAGCTCCGCACCAGCTCTTCCCCCCGCGCCTGGCGGCCCACCGCCTGGGCCACCACCCGGATTTTGGCCTCGGCACCCTGGACGGTGGGCTCGGTGGGGACCAGCACCACGGTCACCCCCGCCGCCCTAAGCTGCTCTACCACCTGGGGGGGGCGCACGTCCTCCCGGCCGATGACCAGCGTGGGCCGCAAGGAGAGGATCCCTTCGGCGGAAAGGCGGAACTGGTAGCCCACGCTGGGCAGCCGAAGCACCTCCGGGGGGTAGTAGCTGGAATCGTCCCGCCCCACCACCTGGTTGCCGACCCCTAAGGCGAAGAGGATCTCCGTGGTGATGCCGTCCAGGCTGACGATACGCTGGGTGGAGGACACCACCACCTCCTTGCCGGTGGCGTCCACCACCCGGTGGGGCTGGCCCCAGGCCGTGGGGACCAGGGCCATCGCCAGAAGCCAAAGGGCATTGGGCCTCATTTTCTCACCTCCAGTTCCTCCAGCCGGATCATCAGACTGCCTAGCCTCTCCCCTTCCACCTCCACCTGACGTTCCCGGGGAAGCCAATAGGGGCCCACCCGGGT from Thermus aquaticus includes the following:
- a CDS encoding heme/hemin ABC transporter substrate-binding protein; this translates as MRPNALWLLAMALVPTAWGQPHRVVDATGKEVVVSSTQRIVSLDGITTEILFALGVGNQVVGRDDSSYYPPEVLRLPSVGYQFRLSAEGILSLRPTLVIGREDVRPPQVVEQLRAAGVTVVLVPTEPTVQGAEAKIRVVAQAVGRQARGEELVRSLERDLLALEAFKAQRAPKGRLRALFLYMRGPQTLFVCGEGATPVGMMVLAGLENAARGIRECQPMTAESVVASQPDVLVTFKKGLDSIGGLPGLLRLPGIAQTPAGQKGKVVAMDDLYLGSFGPRAGKAALDLFRAAYLQEGFVEVVP
- a CDS encoding FecCD family ABC transporter permease — protein: MISTTIPHHLRRYRKALFSLALLLPFALLLGLALGAYSIPPLAIPQILLRGEGLEYQVLTALRLPRVLGAALVGSLLALAGAVLQGLFRNPLVDPGLIGVSSGAALGAAIFIVLLPGAGPLEAYALPLFAFLGGVLATQVLWWIARTPMGTQVLVLLLSGIALNALVGAAIGLLTFLATEEQLRSLTFWTLGGFSAVTWTTLLSGLPLAFLAWALLLPLTRPLNALVLGEREAFHLGADLEALKRRAVAGAAFGVGVAGGPAGGVGFIGLVAPHLFRLLAGPDHRYLLTGSALLGASLAVLADLLARTVAAPAEVPVGVVTALLGGPFFLYLVLRYKREVYRA
- a CDS encoding ABC transporter ATP-binding protein, yielding MLEACGVGYLTGGRWIVRGVDLALREGEFLAVLGPNGSGKTTLLRILAGELSPSEGEVRLWGKPLTAYSPKALARRRAVLSQNRQIAFPLTAYEVAFLGRLPHIRGREAPEDHRKTLEALAQTQALPFSDRLQPSLSGGEAMRVEAARLLNQEPQLLLLDEPTNHLDPRYALELLLLFRTLTSQGRAVVAVLHDLNLASLFADRVLLLQEGAVRAFGSPKEVLRPEVLEPVYGVAFAAVAQGEGPPLLFPALRLAGRALSH